In the genome of Cynocephalus volans isolate mCynVol1 chromosome 10, mCynVol1.pri, whole genome shotgun sequence, the window gtccaatatggtagctactAGCCATGTGTGTCTGCTGAACagttgaaatgtggctagtttgatggaagaactgaattttttattttattcaattttaattaatttaaatttaaatagtgaCCTGTGGCTAGTGACTGCCATATTGGAAAGCACAGATCTAGAGAAATTGAGGCAGTGGGTTGGATAATGAGGGCCCAGAGAGAGAAGCACAAAGCTAGGGTACAGGTGTGTGAAAGGGGTCCTGCCCAGCCGCAGACCAGGAGTGGCTGATGCTGGCGTGGGGCTCCCATAGGCGATGTGGAATTAGAGCCCAGAATTGAACAGGTCTCTCCTAATGTCCACGCTGAGCTGCCCGCAAACTGGTGTATGCCTGGCTTAGAGGGTTGGAGACTTCCCTCTGCCCTGGCTGAGACCCACCAGGGTCCAGCCTGAAGCCTCAGGCTGCATCCAGTCAGAGGTCAGAGGCTGAAGGTCAGGATGTCTTCATGTTCTCCTGCAGGCCCAGGGTGGAGCTGGTGGCCGCAGGGTCACGTTCTCCCTGTGTGTGCATTGGAGGGGATACAAGTCAGTCCTGGGGAAGCTgctgcccaccccctcccccaacacagaCTCAGGGAGTTCTCTTACCTTCCCTGGCCCCATGTCCTCCGCGTACTTGAACTTCTTCTGCTTGTAGTAGTGCCTCTTGGGCAGGATGTGGAGCAGCAACAGGTCACAGAGAACCGtggcctgggggcagggagggccgTGGATAGAGCACGGAAGCTGGGGGCAGGTGCAGAACCCTCCACATCTCACCTCAGTCCCTACTGACTGTGTGGCCCTGGCTGAATCCTGCCCTACTCCACGACTCAGTTTCCTGGAGAGGGCATGAGGTATTGCAGGACTCTCAGGGGATCAAGACAGCCCCATCCCACTCTGTCCTGCACTGGATCAGGGCCTTGGTTTTCTTGGATATACTGTGGGTCTAGGATGTGGTGGGCAGCTGCTGGCTTGATAAGATGGACAGTTCTGGTCAAGTTTTGGAGTGAGGGAGTTGCTGCTACTGAAATGTGGAAGAGGAGGGGAAAACCCTAGCACGGTGACCCAGTGACCCCAGCACTTACCACCCCAAAGATGCCAATCCCAGAGCCAATGGTAGTCATTGTGGGGATGATGTCAAATTTCCCAGCCTGGTGGTAGGGGCCAAGGGAGAGAAGGATTAACAGTCAGAGGATCCCCCTGGAAAAGGCCAGGCCTGGAACAAGGGGCTTCTCCACCCCTCGCTGTGAACTGTCCATACTGCCTGGGCCCATGGCTCTGACTGTATTTGGGGAACGAGCTGCCAGTCGGACAACCTGGGTTTTGACCTTGGCTCTGCTTACCTGTTCCCAGGGAGATTGTGGGGAGACATGGGCACAGTCTGAAAAACCTTGCACTCGACATCACCCATACCCTATCTGTTGTTAGAAGTAGAACTGCTGAGTGAACCCCATCCAACTTCCTGTCGTCCATAACTGTAGACACCTGAAGGTGCTCATGGGAACCAAGACTATGTCTCAGCTGCCACCCCTCTCATGCTGGACACTCACCTTGCCATCCACCAGGATATCAAAGCGAACCCCAAACACCTTGAAGAGGTGACGGCGGTTGGTCCCGTTCTCCACGAAGTGCCGGGCAAACCTTGGGGAAGGGGTGAGGTGGCAGGAGGGTGATGGATTTCTCAGAGCATCAGGGGTGCAGGAGCCCTTAGAGGTCTGCGAGTACAGCCCATCCCCAGTCGCAGGCAGGACTACAGGCCTCATGCCAGGAATGCCATACTCAACTCTTGCTCTGAATCCTGGTGTCAGCATTTCCCCAGCCAGTGCTGGCCAGGTGGGCCTCAAGGGGACTGAGACCCAGGGGCGGGGGACTCAAGCCTCCAAGGCACCGTTCCCTGCTGGCTTCCTGCTGGGCCACCCAGGCAGAATGGGAGCTTCCCAGGGCCCTCTGCTCCCCTGTAGGGACACTTGCTCAACCCCACAGGGTTCTGGGTACAGTAGAAAAGCCTGCAGGACCAGGACCACAAGAAAGGATGTGCTGGTGGGGGCCTGACAGGCACCTGAAGTTGAAGCCTGGAGACAGGTTTTTCTCCTCATATAGCCCGTGGAACTCATAGATGGGTTTGCAGTGTCGTATGTGCCAGTCCAGGTCACAGTTCCAGTCGATGGTGATACCAACCACCCCGCCCTGCCAGGGACACAGACACTTAAGATCCGGGATTTCAGGATTAAGAAACTTCTATTTTACAGCTGGTACCAGCACTCTCTCAAAGAGGGAACTTTTTTTGTTCAAGAAAAGACATTGAGAATCTGCTTTGGGGTAGAGGTCCTGTCACCCTCTCTGGTCTCACATCCCTCTAATCACACTCCACGCTCCTCTTTCTGACCACAGAATACACCAAGTTCTTCcgacctcagggcctttgcacatgctatttccCCAGTTTTCCACAAAGTTGGCTCTTTCTCATCCTTTGGTCATTTCCCCTGACAGACCTTCTCTGACCGCCACCCCCAATCTAAAATATGTCCTTGTTACTCTTCTTCCTGTTGTactctgtgtgttttctttcagaacaTTTATCACTTCgtaattatatgtttattttgtgtgATTATTTCTTAACCCATCTCCTCCAAGATTATAAACTTCATGAGTATGAAGTGTGTCTGTCTCACTCATCCCTGACTCCTGAGTTCCTAGCACAAGTCACAGTGCAGGAGGCAAGCAAATAGCTGCGGGACTGAAGAGTGAAtctgaggctggccagttagctcagttgggtagagcatggtgctggtaacaccaaggtctggggtttgatccccgtaccagccagctgccaaaaaaagaagaaaaagagtgaaTCTGTGAAGATATGGATTAGGAAGAGAAAACTTGAGAAAGTGAAGCTCCTCTGGGTAAGGCAAGGAACAGGACAGGTAGGGTGGGCTAAGCGACAGGAGAAGAGTTGGGAGGTGGTCAAAGAAGGGGGCAGGGAGCTGGGCGACTTGGTGGGAGGCTGTACTGAGAAATTCCCGGTAGGGGATGGCAGGGAGATTTTTAGCAAAGGGAAGTCTGACATTCAGCCTTTAGATTTTGCATGTTGCTATGGGGTAAACCCTctccaggggttggcaaactgaGGCCCACTGGCTGAATGTGGACAGACCCATTATTTAcatgttgtctgtggctgcttttgcccAACAACTTGCTTGGGTAGTTGGCACAGGGACCATGCAGActtgcaaagctgaaaatatttactatctggcatttggaagaaaaagtttgctggccTCTGCTGCAGACAACTGTGTCATGAGTGAGATTTTTGGTAACACCACAGAAAAGGGACTGATCTCCATCCCTGAATAGGTGACTGCTGGAGCAGGAATAATAAGGAAGAGGTACATGGGATTGCCACATGCCAGGTAGTAGTGAAGTGCTGTCACAGGTATGAACTCACTTGATCCTCAAGACAACCCCAGGAGACTGGCACTATTATTGTCCCCACTTGCCAGGTGCAAAAGCTCAGACACACTCTAGTTAAGAGACCTGTCTGAGGTCACACTGCTCActaggggcagagccaggatctaAACCCAGTCAGCCAGCTCTGTGCTCATTATAAGGTGCTGCTTCTCGGAACCCCAGGTGACTGTGAGGATCTTAGGGCACAGGATTTCTCAGGGCCATGGGCTATAGGATTCAGGCTgattttgcttaatattttttaaatgcagaacaTCAGCAAACGTCCAGGTGATAATATCTGCCCATATCCATTCATTCTGGGCACCTCCTTTGTGCCAGGtccatgccaggccctgtggaGGACACAAGCCTGACCCCTGGGGTCCTCTAGTACTAGGGGACAGACCCATACATATACTCAGCCACACCAGGGAGGCTTGGGAGGATTAAGTGGGCTTGAGAAACCTTTATTACGGCCCAGGGCTCAGCCCTCCCACTCGCCCAGCATCACCCCCCGTACCTTCTCAGCCAGGGTGCTAAAATTCTGGCCTGACTCTTGCACCACATAGCCAAGCTTGAAGACAGGGCACAGAGGGTGCAAGGTCTTGTGATAGAGGCAGGTCTTCATGTAGGTGGCATTGACCTCCTCCACCAGGTTGCGCCTACAGGGGCAAAAGGAATTGGCAGCAGCCCTGTGCCAGCCCAGAGGGTGCCCACCATGCCCCAAGGCTCTCGGGATCCCCCAAAGGCTCTAGGTTGCCCCTTTCACAGCCCACCACAGGTGCCTGGCCAGGACTTCTGCCTTTCGAGAGAGATCAGCAGGAatggagggagacagagacagttGCGACCAGCTGCAGCAGCCTCGGGGAGCCACCTGCACGTCTGCCCGTGTTTCCCACGAACCTGTTGACTTTGAAGCGTGGAAAGCTGATGCTGTTCTTGATGAAGAGAGTGAAGTTCTCGGCCTCCCGGAGAAGGGCAGGGCTGGAGGAGAGTGCACGCACTCACCACCCCTCCCCAGGAGTCTCCTGTGTGCCCCACGCAGAGCTTGGCATGGGGGGTCATGAGAGCACACAGGGTGCTGCCGCAGccttggaggggtgggggtgggtgtgcTATCGTGGTGGGCCCACAGGCCCCCTGACCAGGGTAATCTTTGGCCTGGGCCACATggatggggtgagggtggggtcaGAAGAAAGGGGGACAGATGCTTTCTGTTTGCGCATCTCCCTTTCTGGGCTGGGGACCCTGTTCCCAGCTCCCTGGAAGGACAGGGCATTACCGTGGGATGTTGTCATCCACCTCCACGGGGCACCAGCCAAAGATCTCACATGTCTGCACAGTGTCATTGAAACCCACGCACTTGCCCGTGCGGATGCCTGGAAGAAGGGAGAAAACCTTGCGTGCCCACTGCAAGCTGGGGGTGCAGCCGAAGCCCCCCAGACCCTTTCCCTATGAGACTCCAGTGATGGGGCACCCAAGAGAAGGAGTTTGAGGACAGAAATGTGACTGAGTCTGGGACAGGgcagtgggaggggagagagcaggAAGGACTCCCTAATGGAGAACACcttggggggaggggtgtggaGAGAGGCAGGTCAGTGCCAAGGACACCAGGGTCTGGAGCTGAGAGGTGCATGGAGGGGGCCAGGGGGAGGTTGACCTTACCTTGGGCCTTCCTTTCTGCCTTCCCAGGGGTGCAGCTGCTATCATCCCTGCACGTACCCCCTTCTGGgtgctgggggagggaagagatgcTGGCCTCAGGCCCCTTGGATGGGGCCCTGAGAAgagcccctcccacccccagggccCTAGGGAGGGCATGGGGCAGTGTCCCAGACCTTTTTGGAGTGACCCATGCTCACAGCCTCTTTCCCCCCAGTCCTCGTCCACACTGCTCTGCCAAGGCTCCCTCTGGGCTCATGCAGCTGTCCATTGCCAATGCCAGCATGCAGGGGTGGGGAGGTTGGGGCACAGGGATGGGCAGGCACCAGGACT includes:
- the P2RX1 gene encoding P2X purinoceptor 1, which encodes MARRLQDELAAFFFEYDTPRMVLVRNKKVGVVFRLIQLLVLVYVIGWVFVYEKGYQTSSGLISSVSVKLKGLAVTQLPDLGSQVWDVADYVFPAQGDSSFVVMTNFIVTPQQTQGYCAEHPEGGTCRDDSSCTPGKAERKAQGIRTGKCVGFNDTVQTCEIFGWCPVEVDDNIPRPALLREAENFTLFIKNSISFPRFKVNRRNLVEEVNATYMKTCLYHKTLHPLCPVFKLGYVVQESGQNFSTLAEKGGVVGITIDWNCDLDWHIRHCKPIYEFHGLYEEKNLSPGFNFRFARHFVENGTNRRHLFKVFGVRFDILVDGKAGKFDIIPTMTTIGSGIGIFGVATVLCDLLLLHILPKRHYYKQKKFKYAEDMGPGKGERDPAATSSTLGLQENMKTS